The DNA window GAACTTTCCTCCAACCTCCTTGGCCCTTTCATCATTCGGGTAGGGGTCATAGAGGAGAACCTTCATGCCGAGGGCGTGGGCTATCCTGGCGACCTCGTAGCCTATCCTTCCGAAGCCGACGACTCCAAGGGTCTTGCCCTCAAGCTCGATTCCCATGGCCTGCTTCTTGGCCCAGGTTCCCTCGCGCATCTTCCTGTCGGCGAAGGCTATCTTCCTGGCCACGTTGAAGGTGAGCGCTATGGCCAGCTCGGCGACGCTCCTTGAGCTTGCACCGGGGCTGTTGACGACCTTAATGCCCCTCTCCTTGGCGGCCTCAAGGTCGATGTTGTCCAGCCCGACGCCGGCCCTTCCGATGACCTTGAGCTTCGGAGCGGCCTCGATGACCTTCCGGGTCACCTTCGGTTTGCTCCTGACGATTATAGCCTCAACGTCCCCGACGAGCTCCAGAAGGCGGGCCTCATCGGGATACTCCTCGTAAAGAACCTCAAAACCGGCGTTCTTCAAAACTTCCAGAGCCTTCTCGTGCAGCGGCGCCGCAACCAAAACCTTTGCCATCTCCATCACCTCATCCCCTTCTTTTTATAGCCATGAGCATGACCTGATCCGAGGCGTCCTCCGCCCTGTCGGCGATATCGCCGATCTTCGTCAGTATCTGGTTCCACACCAGCTTTGCATAGGTCGTAACGGTCTCGCTCTCAAAAACTTTGCCCTTGACGTCGTACTCAACTTCATCGGCCTTTTCTTCGGCGTCCTCAACGGCTTTGGCCAGCTCTATCGCCCTGTCAACGTCGGAGTTGAGAGCATTGACGGCCTTCTCAAGGAGGGCATAGCCCTCTATCGCCGACTCAACGAGTTCCATAATCTCTCCCTTGAGCTCCATCGGCGCCTTCGGCTTCGCCAGAATCAGTGTATGAGCCGCACTCTCGGCCGCATCGGCAACCTGGTCAATTAGCTCGCTCAGCCTCACGTAGTCCCCCCTGTTGGCGGGCAGAAATGCACCCTCGTAGAGCATCGTCTCTATGCTCCTCCTGAGCGTGTCGGCCTTGCTCTCAAGCTGGTCAACCTCCCTCTCGAAGGCCCTGGCCCTCTCAAAATCTCCGTCGAGGTAAGCGTTCATGAGCTCCCTGAAGGCGACCAGAGACTCCTTAACGACCTCAAGGTGCCTCTCGATGGCCTCAAAGACGCTGCTCTCCTTACCACCGAATATGGGCATTTTCCCTCCCCCGCGATAACTTCCAACCGGGGGTTTATCTACTTTGCCCTCCTTTGCCTTGATGAGTGCCCAGAGGAGCTCGTTCCTGGGAGCCTCAAGACCAACGGAACCGGCGTACTCCACGATTTTGCCGTGGATGTAGTCAACCTCCGTCCTCTTGCCCCGCCTTATGTCCTGAAGGGTGGAGTTGTAGTTCTCCCCAGTGCGCTCTATCGTATCCCACAGGAGCTCAAGCGGGTGTATCTCGAACTCGATGCCGAGCCGCTGGGCAACGGTGCAGCCTTCGCGGGCTATCTCTATGGAGATGGCCTCAAGATATGGGTCGTCCTTTAGAAATCCGTTTTTGACCTCAAGAACCGTGCCGAGGCCGTTTATCACTGAGTTGACTATGGTCTTCGCCCACTTCCAGCCGTTCACACTCTCCGTGACGTGGGTCTCCAAACCGGAGGCGTTGAAAACCTCTGCGACCTTTCCGACGAAGGGGTCGCTTCCGGTGGGGTACTTTCCGATGACGGTGATGCCCCTTCCAGTCCACCTCACGTGCCCCCACTCGACCAGCATCGCCCCGTTGGTGGTTATCCCCCCCATGACGTTGGGGGTGACCTTCAAAGCCAGCTCCTCGTTGCCCAGACCGTTCTGGATGCTGAGTATCCATGTTTCCGGCCCGATGCAGTTGCGCGCGCACTCAAGGGCGGTCTTGGTCGAATAGGACTTGGTCGAGAGTATCAGGAGCTCGGGGGGCTCGCTCGGGGCGTGGCGGCTCGCCTTCGGATGAACCGTGAACTCTTCAAATCCAGAAACGTGCAGTCCGTTCTCGTTTATAGCCCTCACCTGCTCTTCCCTTCCTATGAGAAGGACGTCGTTGCCCGCTCTGGAGAGCAAAGCTCCGAAGAGCGAGCCTATGCTCCCCGCGCCGAGTACGTAAATCCTCATGACACCACCAAAACCGTTTAAAGAGCCGCCCTTAAATGCCTACCGATGATTTCGATAGTGCTCGTTGAGCCGGAGGGGCCGGCGAACATCGGAATGGTGGCAAGGACGATGAAGAACTTCGGGTTCTCCAGCCTAGTCCTTGTCAACCCGAACATTACGGAGGAGAGCTACAGCTACGCAGTCCACGCGGTGGAGGTTCTCGAAAACGCAATGATAGTTGAGAGCTTTGAGGAGGCACTGGGGCTCTTCGACGTTGCCGTTGGAACCACGGGCAAGCCCGGAAAAACCTACATCCCCGAAAGGGCGCCCCTGATGCCCTGGGAGCTGAGGGAAACTCTACGGGGATATTCCGGAAGGGTCGGCATCTTCTTCGGCAGGGAAAGCATCGGGCTGAAAAACGATGAGCTGAATAGGCTCGACTTCACGGTAACGATTCCGACTAGCGAGGCCTATCCCGTTATGAATTTAGCTCAGGCCGCTGCGGTTATACTCTACGAGCTTTCGAAAGCCAAACCGGAGCCGGTTGTCGATGCCCTGGAGCCAGCAACGGAGCGGGAGAAGGAAGAGCTCGTTAAAATCTGGGCGAAACTCCTTGAGGTTCTCAACTACCCGAAGGACGCCGAGAGAAGGGAGGTCTTCGTCAAGGTCTTTAGAAAAGCCGTCGGAAAGGCCTTCCTCTACGGAAGGGAGGTTCACACGCTCATCGGGCCGATAAGGAGGGCGGCCCTCAGACTGGGGGAATGCGGAGATGCTGAGCGTCGAGAGGTTTGAGGTAGCCGGCAGAGGGGTGTGGATAGGAGTAATCCACGCCGAAAAAATCCAGGGTATAACATTCTCCCTGGAGAGGGAACAGTTCGAGAGGAACATAAAGCGCCTCACGGGCTTTCTGGAGAGGCGGGGCGTTGAGGTAAACACAGAACCAGCGAAGAGCGGGTATCCCTCCCTCGTGAGGGACGTTATCCTGGGCGGGATGGAGAACTCGGAGGTTCTTGGGGAGCTGTCCTTTGAGGGCATTACACCCTTCGAGAGGCGGGTTTACGAATGGCTCACGAAAAACGTTAAAAGAGGGAGCGTTATAACCTACGGTAGCCTTGCAAAGGCCGTTGGTACCTCGCCAAGGGCGGTCGGCGGGGCCATGAAGAGGAACCCGTATCCGATAGTCGTCCCCTGTCACAGGGTGGTCGCCCACGATGGCATCGGTTACTACACTCCGAGGCTGGAGGAAAAGATGTTCCTGCTCGAAATTGAGGGGGTGAAAGAATGGACAAACTCAAGGCGTACCTGATAGCGTTCGTTCTCATCGTTCTCGGAATAGCCGCGGGGATAGTCTACGAATGGGGCCCGACAATGCTGCTCAGGGTTATCCTGACCCTCGGCTTCCTGGGAGTCACTCTAATGCTGCTCTTCTTCACAGGGCTTACGCTCTACGCGGAGAGCTGGAAGTACGGAGCGATACTCGCGATATTCACGGCGATAAGCGGCTACGGCCTCTACCTGAGCGCCACATGGCAGGGA is part of the Thermococcus sp. 21S7 genome and encodes:
- the otg gene encoding methylated-DNA--protein-cysteine methyltransferase, which produces MLSVERFEVAGRGVWIGVIHAEKIQGITFSLEREQFERNIKRLTGFLERRGVEVNTEPAKSGYPSLVRDVILGGMENSEVLGELSFEGITPFERRVYEWLTKNVKRGSVITYGSLAKAVGTSPRAVGGAMKRNPYPIVVPCHRVVAHDGIGYYTPRLEEKMFLLEIEGVKEWTNSRRT
- a CDS encoding hydroxyacid dehydrogenase, coding for MEMAKVLVAAPLHEKALEVLKNAGFEVLYEEYPDEARLLELVGDVEAIIVRSKPKVTRKVIEAAPKLKVIGRAGVGLDNIDLEAAKERGIKVVNSPGASSRSVAELAIALTFNVARKIAFADRKMREGTWAKKQAMGIELEGKTLGVVGFGRIGYEVARIAHALGMKVLLYDPYPNDERAKEVGGKFVDLETLLKESDVVTLHVPLIEQTYHLINEERLKLMKPTAILINAARGAVVDTNALVKALQEGWIAGAGLDVFEEEPLPADHPLTKLDNVVLTPHIGASTVEAQMRAGVQVAEQIVEALKG
- a CDS encoding RNA methyltransferase, producing the protein MISIVLVEPEGPANIGMVARTMKNFGFSSLVLVNPNITEESYSYAVHAVEVLENAMIVESFEEALGLFDVAVGTTGKPGKTYIPERAPLMPWELRETLRGYSGRVGIFFGRESIGLKNDELNRLDFTVTIPTSEAYPVMNLAQAAAVILYELSKAKPEPVVDALEPATEREKEELVKIWAKLLEVLNYPKDAERREVFVKVFRKAVGKAFLYGREVHTLIGPIRRAALRLGECGDAERREV
- a CDS encoding TIGR00153 family protein; the protein is MPIFGGKESSVFEAIERHLEVVKESLVAFRELMNAYLDGDFERARAFEREVDQLESKADTLRRSIETMLYEGAFLPANRGDYVRLSELIDQVADAAESAAHTLILAKPKAPMELKGEIMELVESAIEGYALLEKAVNALNSDVDRAIELAKAVEDAEEKADEVEYDVKGKVFESETVTTYAKLVWNQILTKIGDIADRAEDASDQVMLMAIKRRG